The Plodia interpunctella isolate USDA-ARS_2022_Savannah chromosome 11, ilPloInte3.2, whole genome shotgun sequence genome includes a window with the following:
- the LOC128673829 gene encoding E3 ubiquitin-protein ligase ZNF598 has translation MADSQGNDNTTCVVCFKNVLYYSIGECDHPVCFECSTRMRVLCLQNECPICRQDLARVVFTETVLPYKELRNKVFNDRLFERQFKIGFCTQEIKNAYDKLLENHCKMCDKIPPFRTFAMLSDHMRRVHERFFCDLCVKHLRIFTSERKCYTRQELAHHRRKGDLDDTSHRGHPLCEFCEERFMDADELYRHLRKEHLYCHLCDADGRNLYYASHSALAHHFRTDHFLCEEGECAEQHLTSVFRSEIDLKAHKATVHGRGMNRGAARQARTLELQFNITPHPVAHRAPHRNPEPRPEPQSPPPQSPRIDTLSVEQFPRLSAAQPQHSLSLAPVKHYNAVDGLTRNERNFPALDGAGAGAGCSSRPARPGSQPVAAVLSNSKPSVSIQLHSQPASASNFRLTQTSGNRISIPQHQKKTPLNDDDFPSLSRDDHPNIGAGTVQPPKVTMINSQEMNALKSKQQSFQARKPSHGGEAFPALSGGGAPAAPPQWITVSSKGAKPGKAKEKPNRPEPPPQPSFNPFADFPTLPVNNSKPISNAKPKKTLATPTQPPVIHTESKASKKDKKKQNNNAAKKENVNEFAHVNGAIDKKIAREMSYVGIGVDDSPNAEVQKKVKTVEAAAAAASEGDRNGGHGDFTLAARDYPPLSAWPAKRERPLCNGLTFTNSSGQTFSAPLHAYIPPVDFERRNRELVKKFAVALGGAAAVEEFKVASRAFRDGVIAAEEFYSHCRAALGAQLEAVFPELVALLPDIAKQQELVVGRAAGALAACDSCGQLLAPADRGPHAAAHWPPLAPR, from the exons ATGGCAGATTCTCAGGGCAATGACAATACCACTTGCGTAGTGTGTTTCAAGAACGTCTTGTATTACTCGATTGGAGAATGTGATCATCCCGTATGTTTCGAGTGTTCAACCCGTATGCGAGTCCTCTGCTTGCAAAACGAGTGCCCCATATGTCGACAGGATCTAGCAAGG GTCGTATTTACAGAAACAGTTTTGCCTTACAAAGAACTTCGTAACAAGGTGTTCAATGATAGGCTATTTGAGAGACAGTTCAAAATAGGGTTTTGTACTCAAGAGATAAAAAATGCCTACGACAAACTTCTGGAGAACCACTGCAAAATGTGTGATAAGATACCACCATTCAGGACATTTGCCATGCTCAGTGACCACATGAGGAGGGTCCATGAGAGATTTTTCTGTGATCTCTGTGTTAAACATTTAAGG ATATTCACAAGTGAACGAAAATGCTATACTCGTCAAGAGCTAGCCCATCACAGACGGAAAGGGGATTTAGATGATACATCTCACAG AGGTCACCCGCTCTGCGAATTCTGCGAGGAGCGTTTCATGGACGCCGACGAGCTGTACCGCCACCTCCGCAAGGAGCACCTCTACTGCCACCTGTGCGACGCGGACGGTCGCAACTTGTACTACGCGTCGCATTCTGCGCTTGCGCACCATTTCCGCACCGACCACTTTCTGTGCGAGGAGGGGGAGTGCGCGGAACAACATCTGACGTCAGTCTTTAGGAGCGAAATCGACCTAAAAG cCCACAAGGCGACGGTGCACGGTCGTGGTATGAATAGAGGCGCGGCGCGGCAAGCTAGGACTCTGGAGCTACAGTTCAACATCACCCCGCATCCCGTAGCTCATCGCGCGCCGCATCG AAACCCCGAGCCCCGCCCGGAGCCCCAATCGCCGCCGCCGCAGTCGCCGCGCATCGACACGCTCAGCGTGGAGCAGTTCCCGCGGCTGTCGGCCGCGCAGCCACAACACAGCTTGTCGCTAGCGCCTGTCAAACACTATAACG cggTGGATGGTTTGACCCGCAACGAGCGGAATTTCCCGGCGCTAgacggcgccggcgccggcgccggctgCAGCTCGCGGCCGGCGCGCCCCGGGTCACAGCCCGTGGCCGCCGTACTCAGCAAct CGAAGCCCAGCGTATCGATCCAGCTGCACAGCCAACCAGCGAGCGCCAGCAACTTCCGCTTGACGCAAACTAGCGGCAACCGTATCTCCATCCCGCAGCATCAGAAGAAGACTCCGCTGAATGACGACGACTTCCCCTCCCTAAGTAGAGACGATCACCCAAACATCGGTGCAGGGACCGTCCAGCCTCCGAAG GTCACAATGATAAATAGTCAGGAAATGAACGCGCTCAAAAGCAAACAGCAGAGTTTCCAAGCAAGGAAACCTTCGCACGGCGGCGAGGCGTTCCCGGCGTTGTCCGGGGGCGGAGCGCCCGCCGCGCCCCCGCAGTGGATCACCGTCAGCAGCAAGGGCGCCAAGCCTGGCAAGGCCAAAGAGAAACCCAACAGACCCGAACCTCCCCCCCAACCGAGCTTCAACCCATTCGCTGACTTCCCAACTCTCCCCGTCAACAACTCGAAACCTATCTCCAACGCGAAACCGAAAAAAACCCTCGCGACACCCACCCAACCCCCGGTTATCCATACCGAATCGAAAGCCagtaaaaaagacaaaaagaaacaaaacaacaacGCAGCGAAGAAAGAAAACGTAAACGAGTTCGCGCACGTGAACGGCGCGATCGACAAGAAGATAGCGCGGGAGATGTCATACGTCGGCATCGGCGTCGACGACAGTCCCAACGCGGAAGTGCAGAAGAAGGTGAAGACCGTGGAGgccgcggcggcggcggcgagcGAGGGCGACCGGAACGGCGGCCACGGGGACTTCACGCTGGCGGCGCGCGACTACCCGCCGCTGAGCGCCTGGCCCGCCAAGCGCGAGCGCCCGCTCTGCAACGGTCTCACCTTCACCAACTCTTCCGGCCAGACCTTCTCCGCGCCGCTGCACGCCTACATACCGCCTGTGGACTTCGAGCGCCGGAACCGGGAGCTGGTGAAGAAGTTCGCGGTCGCGCTGGGCGGCGCCGCGGCCGTCGAGGAGTTCAAGGTGGCGTCGCGGGCGTTCCGCGACGGCGTCATCGCCGCGGAGGAGTTCTACTCGCACTGTCGCGCGGCCCTGGGCGCGCAGCTGGAGGCGGTGTTCCCGGAGCTGGTGGCGCTGCTGCCGGACATCGCCAAGCAGCAGGAGCTGGTGGTGGGGCGGGCGGCGGGCGCGCTGGCGGCCTGCGACTCGTGCGGCCAGCTGCTGGCGCCAGCGGACCGCGGGCCGCATGCGGCTGCGCACTGGCCGCCGCTGGCGCCGCGCTAG
- the asp gene encoding protein abnormal spindle yields MYFEIENTPEHIRRSRHVEATQKRSPKEECPRLILAPFSRPPQVVFDNVLVGSSCERNLEVFNPSKQVQQITLGRSLPPDLVIELPGEWLILEPETCYCLTMLWTPRQPTALRETIRFTNENRGRYDVIVVLKSALTIKGKCTQPKGFKISPGKMKKKPSKKSPVAIYKKKSEIIYNATKIKKTINVVKTMQHAVLQPSNRINMMNNYSIDSHHEKCPFDSPTSLDFNFDTSEVFSNMRRTNNTNILQQTYEKSYTSNKENVIQMQNVLKPSNKCNTSASDIFDNLTFTPLKSLASKTDKLNKGPKIVVSVNSESDFDDSLDMKTSNKENETHSIISISTSQPNKWLNVNHAQLDNRDIETPANKKIPNTSSPKELNSPNFSINTEFSRISDLSFFPQRFSTERKCLPKMNNDTHDIIDDLQLNMKFSSDTYTKDSPNTPMEQQYYTESRPPHFFLRDQHPKMRQSLFKEYQQQRENYDRNYLNPCENNVWHNELRADIRSPPRSVTPPLQSIPEESAHFSETQVLDKTNKQQTTFTIHDRTFDKDRNSILTRQSWSKKAVIKTEPDLWKVPVSLPRKSLKPKSSIKSRESLISNVTFDGNKNRNMSITQVENVYSQSLTVDPFLSSTYFYDKEAVDKFEKEFKRWLNCILTPPADLDSNIEQKIDVGKAWIENRNKEVPVAPTKEQVCSSYHDSRRMESLRRAARALLLSPEIAQVFVKLNVQIEKKLIAIRTDRNLHLDVGLQKAIMELLLSYNPLWLRIGLEAIYGLVLPLKSNSDIEGLTAFIIQRLFKNPHLKNKHSKLSAPNMLLPAYMDAIKKFTLKKFFMLVFFLDQAKQKKLISHDPCLFCRNAICKESREIVIRFTRELIAGIGDITKHLRPLGYVVCHKQSYLDEYKYAVHNLATDIRDGVRLTKVMEIILMKNGLLNQLRTPAISRLQKIHNVQVALNALKEANFVIVGDINANDIADGHREKTLSLLWQLIHVFRAPLFEKAANVIQTWWRKKYEVIVAQRKEEERILQERNNAASVIQCWWRRIQYNRLVEWKMHQVVAATITIQKFCRMWLCRSRLRQFKSSVQTIENWYTSAKLIRQAKETLLKLRSEREELRKKATIILQSYVRRWICLKQYRKTLKQIAIIQSLLRSFVIRRQYLRLRSAIVSVQQKYKSKLLMRQDMRNFKQTRRAAVVIQSTYKMIKQYRAFQKLKQSVRMVEERYLALLHMREQRKTYLEIRKSVILLQSQYRGRKCRLQYKRYKNKIILLQRKIRAHLSMKNQRCEYLKLKRSAISIQRYIRSYLTMKKVRTYYLHQRNSAIVIQRYFRSYLITKLQRQRYIDMRNAALTIQACYRNLIVMRHERSAFMKLRQATLCTQRRYRAQQLRRTCEEDYKQMRAAAVAVQRRYRARKLMLEEKSKYSQKRLSCIKIQNAFRALLLGREQRKDFLKKREAALKIQTWFRSCRQGKQVKQLFQQTKHACITIQRIYKAYIIGRKDRQEYIKIRTATIYIQKYYRAYVVMKTVRQQYIHLKASTVKIQRFYRSHLETKKQRFSYLRCRTAAIFIQNYYRRYKETKAISQKYCELRNAAVCIQRQYRGLCAMRRDRNQYRTLRMSTIVLQQKYRALLQMRAHRNAYLKLRSAAIVLQNRFRALLMMKQERTKYTILLKACIQIQRCYRAYSLGSKQREIYSKMRQSVMVCQHRYRALLAMRKQRQMYQTLQSSAVTIQRRYRAHRLMLQERSKYKKILDACTVIQRRYRAYILGKNQKINYITLKSSVIIIQRRYRLLNEMRKARLEYLKLKNTAVYVQRRFRTNKIIQNVRKLEAAKFIQSWYRAQRLRITCRSEYLRLKTSVVIIQSSFRKFVARKKYLMKRNAALTIQKYYRSHKLTLETRQKYLEQRNVIIKLQASFRGYIARQHYYKVRKATLTIQRAYRLKRQRDIIKIKREMSAIRIQSCFRRYVARSRYLELRNKVIFVQKLWRGKLVTRLLRCEFFQKRQGIIRLQAVIRGYLVRRHVSLKREQLRKFREEQRRHRAATIIQAHYRGYKTRALAAAAAAAATQWLARWRRGAQRSAQQSLRERNADAMAVLRNMADIETVIRAFRSLELLTEVFPMMYQENAASIVKRVYIYMSVTNRSISSIDVLKSASSMLVNLTRFRLTGPKIYARDRIPPILKFMWRFSNSNTQLFCIMCTYLWLFAKYDDVRQDLTEFLHIPENHKMMVTIKGNVDRMKRMESNATRNKYSTPQPTKFVSHTNSLNFSICSNGSVGSCRLPLPALEPDYGITRADKPRYFEDAQHAINCLFSSFKL; encoded by the exons ATGTATTTCGAA ATTGAGAACACGCCAGAACATATTAGACGAAGTCGTCATGTTGAAGCCACACAAAAAAGGTCTCCGAAAGAGGAATGCCCCCGTCTCATACTCGCGCCCTTCTCCAGGCCTCCGCAAGTGGTCTTCGACAATGTACTTGTTGGATCTTCATGTGAGAGGAACTTGGAAGTGTTCAATCCATCGAAACAAGTACAGCAG ataACCCTTGGCCGCAGTCTTCCCCCAGACTTGGTCATAGAGCTGCCAGGAGAATGGTTGATCCTGGAACCAGAAACCTGTTACTGCCTCACAATGCTTTGGACTCCGAGACAACCAACTGCATTGAGGGAGACCATAAGGTTCACAAATGAGAACAGGGGGCGTTATGATGTGATTGTGGTGCTTAAGTCTGCATTG ACTATTAAAGGAAAATGCACCCAACCTAAAGGCTTCAAAATATCTCCTGgcaaaatgaaaaagaaaccATCAAAAAAATCTCCTGTTgcaatttataagaaaaagtctgaaataatttacaatgccacaaaaataaaaaagactatAAATGTAGTCAAAACCATGCAACACGCGGTTCTGCAGCCATCAAACAGAATAAACATGATGAATAATTATTCTATTGATTCTCACCATGAAAAATGTCCCTTTGATTCCCCAACCAGTTTAGATTTTAACTTTGACACTTCAGAAGTATTTTCGAACATGCGACGAACCAACAACACTAATATACTGCAACAAACTTACGAGAAATCTTACACCAgcaataaagaaaatgtaatcCAAATGCAAAATGTATTGAAACCATCCAACAAATGTAATACCTCTGCATCAGACATATTTGACAATCTTACATTTACACCACTGAAGAGTTTGGCCTCTAAAActgataaattgaataaagggCCCAAGATAGTCGTGAGTGTTAATTCCGAAAGTGATTTCGATGATAGCTTGGATATGAAAACTTCtaacaaagaaaatgaaaCTCATTCAATTATATCGATATCGACGTCACAACCCAACAAATGGTTGAACGTTAACCACGCGCAGTTAGACAATCGCGATATAGAAACTCCAGCCAACAAGAAGATCCCAAACACGTCATCCCCTAAAGAGTTAAACAGCCCTAACTTCTCGATCAACACAGAATTTTCTCGTATCAGTGACCTGTCCTTCTTCCCTCAAAGATTCTCCACAGAGAGAAAGTGTTTGCCGAAAATGAATAATGATACCCACGACATTATTGACGATCTTCAATtgaatatgaaatttagttCTGATACGTATACTAAAGATTCGCCTAATACGCCTATGGAGCAACAGTACTACACCGAATCCAGACCACCACATTTCTTTTTGCGAGACCAGCATCCCAAAATGAGGCAATCTCTTTTCAAAGAGTATCAACAACAGAGAGAAAATTACGACAGAAACTATTTGAATCCTTGCGAAAACAATGTCTGGCACAACGAGCTGCGCGCTGACATCAGGTCGCCGCCGCGGTCCGTCACGCCACCTCTTCAGTCCATACCTGAAGAGAGTGCCCACTTTTCAGAGACACAAGTACTTGACAAAACGAATAAACAACAGACTACGTTTACTATACATGACCGCACGTTTGACAAAGACAGAAATTCTATTTTAACACGACAGTCTTGGTCGAAGAAAGCCGTAATTAAAACTGAACCCGATCTATGGAAAGTCCCAGTATCCCTGCCCAGAAAATCCTTAAAACCCAAATCAAGTATAAAGAGCAGAGAATCCCTAATATCCAACGTTACGTTTGACGGCAATAAAAATAGGAATATGTCTATCACTCAGGTAGAAAATGTTTACTCACAGTCTTTGACGGTAGATCCGTTTTTGTCTTCCACATATTTCTATGATAAGGAAGCGGTTGACAAATTCGAGAAAGAATTTAAAAGGTGGCTGAATTGCATTTTGACGCCTCCCGCCGATCTGGATAGCAACATTGAGCAAAAGATTGACGTCGGGAAGGCATGGATTGAGAACAGGAACAAAGAAGTGCCCGTAGCTCCCACGAAGGAGCAGGTGTGCAGCTCGTACCACGACAGCCGCCGGATGGAGAGCCTCCGCCGCGCCGCCCGGGCGCTTCTCTTGAGCCCTGAGATCGCGCAAGTCTTTGTCAAACTCAATGTGCAGATTGagaaaaaattaattgcaatacGAACAGACAGAAATCTACATTTAGATGTTGGATTACAGAAGGCCATTATGGAACTGTTATTATCTTACAATCCTCTGTGGCTTCGTATCGGACTTGAAGCTATTTATGGATTGGTTCTCCCGCTGAAATCGAACAGTGATATAGAAGGACTTACGgcttttataatacaaagattgtttaaaaatccccatttgaaaaataaacactcAAAGTTATCTGCGCCTAACATGCTGCTGCCCGCTTATATGGACGCAATTAAGAAATTTACTTTGAAGAAGTTTTTTATGCTTGTCTTCTTTTTAGATCAagcaaaacaaaagaaattgatatCGCACGATCCCTGCCTATTTTGTCGTAACGCCATTTGTAAGGAAAGTCGAGAAATAGTCATTAGATTTACGCGAGAGCTCATCGCCGGCATCGGCGATATAACGAAACATTTGCGTCCACTCGGTTACGTCGTATGTCACAAGCAGTCTTATTtagatgaatataaatatgctGTCCATAATTTAGCTACTGACATTAGAGACGGCGTTCGACTGACCAAAGTAATGGAGATAATCTTGATGAAAAACGGCTTGCTGAATCAGCTCCGTACACCCGCTATTTCGCGGTTGCAAAAAATCCATAACGTGCAAGTCGCTCTCAACGCATTGAAGGAAGCTAACTTTGTGATAGTTGGTGATATCAATGCTAACGACATAGCGGACGGTCACAGAGAGAAGACACTCTCACTGTTATGGCAACTTATACACGTGTTCCGCGCTCCGTTGTTTGAGAAAGCCGCCAACGTTATACAGACTTGGTGGAGGAAGAAATATGAGGTGATAGTGGCACAGAGGAAGGAGGAAGAGAGGATTCTCCAGGAGAGAAATAATGCAGCGAGTGTGATACAATGTTGGTGGCGCCGCATTCAGTACAACCGCTTGGTGGAGTGGAAGATGCATCAAGTGGTCGCCGCGACCATCACCATACAGAAATTCTGCCGGATGTGGCTGTGCCGCTCTCGCCTGCGACAATTCAAATCTAGTGTACAAACCATTGAGAACTGGTACACCTCTGCCAAACTGATCAGGCAGGCTAAGGAAACTCTTTTGAAACTGAGGTCCGAAAGAGAGGAATTGAGAAAGAAAGCcactattattttacaaagttatGTTCGGCGTTGGATTTGCTTGAAACAATACAggaaaactttaaaacaaattgcaaTTATTCAAAGTTTGCTCCGCAGTTTTGTTATCAGAAGGCAGTATTTACGATTGAGAAGTGCTATTGTATCTGtacaacagaaatataaaagtaaactgCTCATGAGACAAGACATGCGTAACTTTAAGCAAACTCGTAGAGCCGCCGTGGTGATTCAGAGCACCTACAAGATGATCAAACAATATAGAGCTTTccagaaattaaaacaatctgTAAGAATGGTCGAAGAGCGCTATCTAGCATTACTACATATGAGAGAGCaaagaaaaacttatttagaaataagaaaaagcGTTATTTTACTGCAGTCTCAGTACAGAGGTAGAAAATGTCGTCTACAATACAAGaggtataaaaacaaaattattcttttgCAAAGAAAAATCCGCGCTCATCTGTCGATGAAGAATCAGAGGTgcgaatatttaaaactgaaaCGATCAGCTATTTCAATCCAACGTTATATTCGATCGTATCTTACTATGAAGAAAGTGCGCACATATTATTTGCATCAGCGCAACTCTGCAATTGTAATCCAGAGGTATTTTAGATCATACCTAATTACGAAGTTGCAAAGACAGCGTTACATTGACATGCGTAACGCTGCGTTAACTATCCAGGCGTGTTACAGAAATTTGATAGTAATGCGTCATGAAAGATCTGCTTTCATGAAACTAAGACAAGCGACTCTTTGTACACAAAGGCGATACAGAGCTCAGCAATTGAGGAGAACGTGTGAGGAAGACTATAAGCAAATGAGAGCGGCTGCAGTAGCTGTTCAGAGAAGATACAGAGCGCGAAAACTTATGCTCGAGGAGAAATCGAAGTATTCCCAGAAAAGATTGTcctgtataaaaatacagaatgCGTTTAGGGCTTTGTTGTTAGGCAGGGAGCAGCGTAAAGATTTCCTGAAGAAACGAGAAGCGGCCTTGAAAATTCAAACCTGGTTCCGAAGCTGCAGACAAGGAAAACAAGTGAAGCAACTTTTCCAGCAGACGAAACACGCGTGCATAACTATTCAGAGGATTTATAAGGCCTATATCATCGGAAGAAAGGACAGGCAagaatatatcaaaattcgAACAGCCACCATTTACATTCAAAAATACTATCGCGCTTATGTCGTAATGAAAACGGTTAGGCAGCAGTACATACACCTGAAAGCTTCGACTGTGAAGATTCAAAGATTTTACAGGTCTCACTTGGAAACTAAGAAACAGAGATTTTCGTATTTGAGATGCAGAACAGCAGCGATCTTTATCCAGAACTACTACAGAAGATATAAAGAAACTAAAGCGATAAGCCAAAAGTATTGTGAATTAAGAAATGCAGCCGTTTGCATACAGCGTCAATATCGCGGCTTGTGTGCCATGAGGCGCGATCGAAACCAGTACAGGACATTACGAATGTCTACAATTGTGTTGCAACAGAAATATAGGGCTTTACTACAGATGAGGGCGCACAGAAATGCTTACTTAAAATTACGGTCCGCTGCCATAGTTCTTCAAAATAGATTCAGGGCTTTACTAATGATGAAACAAGAAAGAACCAAATACACCATACTGTTAAAAGCATGCATTCAAATACAAAGATGTTACAGAGCATATTCTCTAGGGAGTAAACAACGcgaaatatattcaaaaatgaGACAATCGGTGATGGTCTGTCAGCACAGATACAGGGCTCTGCTTGCTATGAGAAAACAAAGGCAGATGTATCAAACATTGCAATCTTCTGCTGTAACCATTCAGAGAAGATATAGAGCGCATCGTTTGATGTTACAAGAACGAtctaaatataagaaaatattggaCGCATGTACTGTAATACAAAGACGGTATCGAGCCTATATATTGggtaaaaatcaaaaaataaattatatcacgTTGAAATCTtctgtaattataatacagAGACGTTACAGGTTGTTGAATGAAATGCGCAAGGCACGATTGGAGTACCTTAAACTGAAGAATACAGCTGTTTATGTTCAACGTCGCTTCAGAACTAACAAGATTATTCAAAACGTGCGAAAATTAGAAGCAGCGAAGTTTATACAGAGTTGGTATAGAGCGCAGCGACTACGTATTACCTGCAGGTCAGAGTATCTGAGATTGAAAACGAGTGTTGTTATCATTCAGTCGTCGTTCCGAAAGTTTGTGgcgcgaaaaaaatatttgatgaagCGTAACGCCGCTTTAACTATACAGAAATATTATCGCAGTCACAAATTAACTTTAGAGACAAGACAGAAATACCTTGAACAGAGGAATGTGATTATAAAACTGCAGGCTAGTTTCAGAGGGTACATTGCGAGACAGCATTACTATAAAGTTCGTAAAGCTACTCTTACGATACAGCGCGCCTATAGACTGAAAAGACAAAgagatatcataaaaataaaaagagaaatGTCTGCAATTCGTATACAGAGTTGCTTTAGACGATATGTGGCTCGATCGAGGTATTTagaattaagaaataaagtgATATTCGTGCAAAAGTTATGGAGAGGGAAGTTGGTGACAAGACTGCTGCGATGTGAATTCTTCCAGAAGAGACAAGGGATCATTAGGTTGCAAGCTGTTATCAGGGGTTATCTGGTACGGAGACACGTGTCGCTCAAGAGGGAGCAGCTACGGAAGTTCAGAGAAGAACAGAGGCGACATAGGGCTGCGACGATAATTCAG GCGCACTACCGCGGCTACAAGACGCGCGCactcgccgccgccgccgccgccgccgcgacGCAGTGGCTGGCGCGCTGGCGGCGCGGCGCGCAGCGCTCGGCTCAGCAGTCGCTGCGCGAGCGCAACGCCGACGCAATGGCCGTGCTGCGCAACATGGCCGACATCGAGACTGTCATCCGGGCGTTCAGGTCGCTCG AACTCCTGACGGAGGTGTTCCCGATGATGTACCAGGAGAACGCGGCCTCGATCGTGAAGCGCGTGTACATCTACATGTCGGTGACCAACCGCTCCATCTCCAGCATCGACGTGCTCAAGTCCGCCTCCTCCATGCTCGTCAACCTCACGCGGTTCAGGCTCACCGGCCCTAAGATTTATGCG AGGGATCGCATACCGCCTATCCTGAAGTTCATGTGGCGGTTCAGTAACAGCAACACGCAGCTGTTCTGCATAATGTGTACCTATTTGTGGCTGTTCGCCAAGTACGATGACGTCAGACAG GATTTGACAGAGTTTCTGCACATTCCTGAGAACCACAAAATGATGGTGACTATCAAAGGCAACGTGGACAGGATGAAGCGCATGGAGTCCAACGCCACACGGAACAAATACAGCACGCCGCAGCCGACCAAATTCGTGTCCCACACGAACTCCCTCAACTTCAGTATATGTAGCAACGGCAGTGTTGGCTCCTGTCGTCTTCCATTACCTGCTTTGGAACCAGATTACGGCATAACTAGAGCAGATAAGCCACGATACTTCGAGGACGCTCAACATGCCATTAACTGCCTATTCTCGTCATTTaagttgtaa